The nucleotide sequence ATTACCAATAAACAGTATCAAAAAGAAAAAAACGCTTAAAATTAAACCATCTGTCAGCGACATCTGAAAAACAATGTTCTCTACCTCAATTGGCTGTTGAATCGAATAGACACCTAAGTATATACTGAGAAGGAGACTTAGCACGTGGCTGGCACAAAACACACGATTGACCGTTTTCATTTTAATCACCTAACCTATCTTTATAATTCTATTATAATCATTTTATCATTTTTTTGTATGTATAAAGTTTCAATTTTTCTTCACTTACGATTTTTTTTGATATTGTTGTTATATAAATGAAAGGAGTTTTACAAATGATTGATCCAAAAATGTTGGGGATGATCTTCCTCATTAATTTTGCTTATATCACTCTGAACACGTTACGTTTCATGTTGACAATGAAAGGCTATCGACTGATTGCTCCACTTGTCAGTATGGTCGAGATCACGATTTATATCGTCGGCTTATCCCTTGTTTTAGATCGTTTAGATAATCCACTGAATTTATTTGTCTATGCGTTAGGTTACGCAGTAGGTATCAGTGTCGGAATTTTGATTGAAGACAAATTGGCATTAGGATACATCATGGTCACAACGATTTTGCCAGCAAATAGCGCAGAAGATAAAAGTTTGCCGGGTATACTGAGAGAACACGGTTATGGTGTGACACAGACTTCTGCAATGGGGCTGGAAGGTGAGCGGCTAGTTCTCGAAATACTTTCTCCTAGAAAAAGCGAACGTGAACTGTATCGCCTGATCAAAGAAATCGAAGAGCGTGCTTTTATCATTTCTTATGAGCCAAAATATATTTCAGGTGGTTTCTGGACTAAAAAAGTGAGAAAACGACAAGGAAAATAACTCACAAACTTAAAAACTGTCTAATATCTAAATTAAATTTTAAATGTTAGACAGTTTTTATTTATTATTTTGATTAAAAAACATCGACATATACTCATCAATTTGTTATTATACTTTATATACTTATCAATTTAATTTGGAGATATTATGGAAATTCAACGTAGAACCACTAATTTTTTACATTTAGGCTCTTTTTTTGCAACTTTGACGATCTTATTTTTTCTATGTTATTCATACCTTAAGACCTCACATGCGCCTTCTAGTGCATTAGGCTGGTTGCTTTTGGATCATTCTGATATCACAGAAGCCGAAGAAAATCCGTTTTTTTTGATTTTTTCTTCTCTTTGCGGCTTACTGTTTTCTGTTTATTTCGGTGCCTATTTTTTTCATCGACATCCTGGTACGTTAAACGAAGCTTCAAGCGTATTGATTGCATTTAAAACGTTTTCTTTTTTAGCAATTCTTTTTTATTCGTTTAATCACAATACGCTTTTCTTCTTTATCATGAATGGTTTAGTCGTGATTTTATCCATTTTTACTTATTTTATTTTTTCACTCATTTTTAGCCAATTGAAATGTCCGCTCTTCTTTCGATTAGTTCCTGTCACCTGTTTTATTTACAGCTTGTTTTCCTTTTTTGTCCTTGCTTTAATGCCACTGACCAACCCTTCGACGATCCAAGTCGCAGGAAATCTGTTGGATATGCTCTTCATCGTCAGTCTAGGTGTATTTATGTGGCAAAGAAAAAACAAACAAAATAAAAAGCATTTTGAAGCCTGACTATTACGACTTCATAAATGCTTTTTTAGTTTTAAACACTTCAATCTAAAAGAATAACCCAAGATTGGATAAATTATTAATGACTCGCCATTCGTTTCTTAGTGATTCTGGATTATCAAATGGACTTCCTAATCTAATCAGCTAGTTCTTCCCATAAAATGCCATACTTGACTGAATCATAATATTGATTATTTAAAAATCTAACTTTTCTTATCACTACTTCCTTTGTCATTCCACATTTCTCACCATTTTTTTGCATTCCTTTGTTTCCAGACCATGTAGTGAATCTAATAGGTGGTAGATAGGCAAAATACTCAAATAATTCTTTTAACCATAAAGGAAGAGAAAGGCTCCTCCTGCAAGAGTCAGTATAATTTTTGCTTACTGCTCTCTTAGGTTTTACTCACTAAAACTGTTCCATATTCTTTGATATAAGAAAATGCATGCGGTATAAATTTCTTGCTCAGCTCAGAAAAGATTTGTCGTTTAAGAAAGGCCATTTCCTCCATTGTCAATGAAGGATCCAATGTTGGTAATTCAATCTCAAAATTGTTTTTTTCGACAATAGGTAATTCTAATGTGAATGATTCTTCTTCCTTTATAGTATTCGTCACAAGTAGAGACTGATGGAAAATACTAGGCCGGCGATTTTTATATTTATTCTTACGTATCCTGTCAACGATAACTTCTATTTGATCAAAAAAGTACGATTCATTTACGTCTCCAATAAGTTCGGCTAATTCTTTGAATGCCTTCGTTACAGGAAGCTGATTCTTCTGTACAAAAAAGTAATTAGCCAAAGTAAGCGGGAAGTGTTCTATAGAGGAAAGTGTGATAAAACGGTACTTCTCATTTCCTGCAGTTGTCCTCAGCAATTCTGTCTCTCGGCTGTTTCTTACTCCATAAAAATACGCTTCTTTCCGTTCATCTTCGAAACAATACGCCCAAATAACTTCTCCCATCGCTAATTTTTGTTCATCAACAGAGAGTCTCTTCAATTGTTCAGCTATGGTTTCAGCAGCCGAAGTGGCTTGTTGCAAGTAATCTTTAGGATCAAATATTGGAAAGTTCAAATGATATCTTCGTTCTTCCCTCTTGATTAATCCTGCATCGATCAATAAATCAAGAAAATGGGAAAATTTATTTTGCGAAAATTCTTTTTTCAATTCTCTTAGAATCGTTTCTTGTTCTCGATGTTCATATAGATAATCGGTCAATGAAGAAAAAAGCGGATCATCGGTCAGTTTTTGATAAAAGTTTTCCTTATTTTTTGAATAATAGTTCATATATGTTCTCTTTTCTATCCGTTTTATTTTACTTAAAAGGCTTTTACGTAAAAAGGAGGAAGAACAAGAGTCATAATTGACTGTTATTCTCCTCCATTTCTTCGGCCTTTAGTATGTTCTATGTTTCTTTTTATATCAATCGCTTATCCATTCATTTTGAATGCTTCATACTACCATTTGATTAGCTAAATACAGCCGTCAATTGAGGTACGACTTGTTTTTTACGTGAAACGACACCTTTAAGCAAAGCACGGTTGTTGGTCAAAGTTGTTTGGAAAGCTTCTTCTACTTTTTCTTTTCCTTTACCAGCAACAAGTAATTCTGAATCACTGTCTAAGATGTTTGTGACAACTAATACGAACAGATCGTAGCCATTTGCTTTCATTTCATCTTCCATTGCTGCTTCTAGCTCTGCTTGTCGATCCATCACTTCATTAAGGTCCACTGTATTGACTTGAGCGATACGAACGTTGGAACTGCCCATTGGGAAACTTTTTGCATCCAAATCAAGAAGAACCGCAGCTGATTTATCACTTAGATTTGTTCCTGCTTTCAACATTTCAAGTCCATAAGTGTTTAGATCGACTTCAGCGATTGCTGCAAGTTCTTTTGCAGCTGCTTCATCTTCAGGCGTACATGTTGGTGATTTGAACAACAATGTATCTGAAATGATAGCTGAGAGCATGATTCCTGCGATTTCTTTAGGAATTGTTACTTGGTTTTCTTTATATAGTTTTAAAATAATCGTACTTGTACATCCAACTGGTTCTGCACGATAGTACAATGGATTAGCTGTTTCAAAGTTTGCAATACGATGGTGGTCTACTACAGCTAAAATATTTACTTCGCTGATATCTGAAATACTTTGTTGGAATTCATTATGATCCACAAGCATGACATCTGCATTTTCTGCTTTAGCTGACTCTACTACTCGTGGTGCAGATAGCTGAAAGTGGTCTAATGCGTATTGTGTTTCTTCATTAGGTGTACCTAGAGCAACTGCTTCTGTTTCTTTACCTAATTCATTTTGCAAGTGTGAAAACGCAATGGCTGCCCCGATTGCATCTGTATCTGGATTTTGGTGACCAAAAACTAAAATTTTTGACATGTCATTCGCTCCTTTGTGATTTCTCCTATTTAATAATAGCAAAAAAACGGAAAGAAGCAATACTTATCTTCTTTCCGATGCGACCTATCGCGTTAAATATTTTGTATACTCTTCTGTATGAAGCAATCGTTTAGCATTTTCGACACGTTCTTTTGTAGGTGGTTCGATCCCTTCTAATGGATATTTCAAACCAAGTGTTTCCCACTTGTATTTTCCCATCGTATGATAAGGAAGAATCTCTACTCTGTCTACATTTGACAAGGTTTGAATAAAGTTGTCTAGTCGGATCAAATATTCATCATAATCACTTCGCTCAGGAACTAGTACATGGCGAATCCAAACCGGTTTGTTGATTTTTGACAAATATTGAGCCATTTCTAAAATATTTTCATTGTCCCAATGCGTTAGTTTTTTATGCTCTTCATTATCGATGTGTTTGATGTCAAATAACAGTAAATCTGTATACTTCATCAATTCTTGAAAACGTGAAAAGAAAGGTTCTTCATACGTAAAAGGTTTTCCGCATGTATCCAATGTAGTATGCATCTTCCGCTCTTTTGCTTTTTTAAATAGTTCGATCAAAAAATCGATCTGCAATAGAGGTTCTCCACCACTAACAGTAATACCACCTTTATCTCCCCAGTAAGGTCTGAAGCGTTCTGCTTTATCTAAAAGTTCATCTGCTGTGTATTCTTTCCCTCCGCCAATATTCCAAGTATCTGGATTGTGACAAAATTGGCAACGCATGCGGCATCCTTGCATAAACACGACAAAGCGCAGTCCAGGTCCGTCTACTGAACCGAAAGTTTCGATAGAATGAACATAGCCGATTGTTTTTTCTTCCATTTAAGTTCACATCTTTTCTTTGATTTCATTTTAAGTACAAGTTAGCTGTCGAAGCGAAGCTTTCTGAACAAAATTTTTCGCAATTGCCGCTTCGTTATGTGTAAAATTTACAGGGACGGAACATACAAGTCCTGCCCCTGTAAATCGTTTCTTTCAAATAAGCATACTGATTATTCGATTTTGATGCGATGGCTATTCAACGTCCTTTCGACGCTAAGTCGAAAAACTTTTTTCACGAACTTTTTACATTCTGTCGTGTGAAGTTCTCATCAAGACATCTAATTGTTGTTCTCTTGTCAAGTCACGGAATTTAACTGCATAACCAGATACCCGGATCGTCAAGTTCGGATATTTCATTGGATTTTCCATTGCATCACGCAATAAATCATTACTGAATACATTGACATTCAAATGATAAGCTCCTTTTGAGAAGTATCCATCTAAGACATTACGCAAGTTTTCGATTCTTGTATCTTGTTCTTTTCCAAGACCTGAAGGATTGATTGTTTGGGTATTTGAAATTCCATCCAATGCACAGCCGTAATTCATTTTAGCTGTTGAGTTCAGGCTAGCTAATAACCCACTTTGTTCCGCATTGTAACTTGGATTTGCTCCTGGCGCAAGTGGTTTTCCAGCTTCACGGCCATCAGGAGTATTTCCTGTATTTTTACCGTAAACAACATTTGAAGTAATCGTCAATAATGAAGTTGTTGGTTTTGAGTTGCGGTAAGTTTTATGACGTTTGATTTGTCCCATGAAGTATTCCAAGATCCATGAAACTAATTCATCTGCACGGTCATCATCATTTCCGTATTTAGGGAAGTCGCCATCCACTTCAAAATCAACTGCTATTCCTTTTTCATTACGGATTGCTTTTACTTTTGCATATTTGATCGCTGACAAGCTGTCTGCCGCATGAGAGATCCCAGCAATACCTGTAGCAAATGTGCGTTGCAAGTCAGAATCCATCAAAGCCAGCTGAGCTGCTTCATAAGAATATTTATCATGCATATAATGAATGATGTTCAACGTATTGACATATAGTTCTGCTAACCAATCCATCATATTCATGAAGTTATGTTTCACTTCTTCAAAGTCTAGTATTTCTGATGTGATTGGACGATATTCTGGTCCAACTTGGGCGCCAGTCACTTCATCGACTCCGCCATTGATGGCATATAATAGTGTTTTAGCCAAGTTAGCACGAGCGCCAAAGAATTGCATGTCTTTTCCGACAACTGTTCCTGATACACAGCAAGCAATCGCACAATCATCAGAACCCCATTGTTCACGAAGCTGATTATCATTTTCGAATTGAATCGAAGAACTTTCGATAGCGATTCTGCTAGCATATGTTCTGAATCCTTCTGGAAGGTGTTCAGAATACAAAACAGTCAAGTTTGGTTCTGGTGAAGGTCCCATATTTGTTAATGTATGAAGCAGACGGAAATCATTCTTTGTAACTAATGAACGACCATCTAATCCCATACCTGCAATGGATAAAGTAGCCCAGATAGGGAATCCTGAGAATAATTGGTTATATTCAGGTGTACGCGCGAATTTGACCATACGTAATTTCATTACTAAGTGGTCGATCAATTCTTGTGCTTCTTTTTCTGTGATTACTCCATTATCCAAATCACGTTGGATATAGATATCAAGGAATGCTGAGATACGTCCGATTGACATCGCAGCACCATTTTGTGATTTGATTGCTGCTAAATATCCGAAGTATAGCCATTGGACAGCTTCTTTTGCATTTGCAGCTGGTTTAGAAATATCATAGCCATATTTCGCAGCCATTTCTTTCATTTGCGCTAATGCACGATATTGTTCAGTGATTTCTTCACGTAAACGAATCACTTCTTCACTCATTGTATGATAACCAGTCATATCATGATCTTTTTTCTTTTGTTCCATCAAATAGTCGATTCCATACAATGCCACACGACGATAGTCACCGATGATACGTCCGCGACCGTAAGCGTCTGGAAGCCCTGTAATGATTTTGTTTTTACGAGCAGCACGCATTTCAGCAGTATAAGCGTCAAATACACCTTGATTATGTGTTTTGCGCCAGTCAGTGAAAATATGTGTCAATTCATCGTTTGGTGTATAGCCATTGCTTTTTAGCGCATTGTTAGCCATATTGATTCCGCCGAACGGCATGAATGCTTGTTTCAAAGGTTTGTCTGTCTGTAGACCGACGATTTTTTCCAAATCTTTATCCAAATAGCCTGCATCGTGTGAAGTAATAGTTGATACGATTTCTGTGTCCATATCATAGACACCGTTACGCTCGAATTGGATATCATTTAACTTTTGCAATTCATCCCATAATTTTTCTGTTGCTTCTGTTGGGCCTTCCAAAAAGCTGTCATCACCGCGATATTCAGTGTAGTTATTTTGAATAAAGTCTCTAGTGTCTACGCCTTCTTTCCATTTGGTACCTTTAAATCCATTCCATTGCTCCATTGTATGGACCTCCTAAATTTCTGTTTTATGTAACAGTTTTTACGTGATTAGTATAACACAGCACCCTATCTTTGCAAGGGTTTTCTTGTTTTTTATTTAACAATTTTTATGTTTTATTTACATATATTTAAATCAACGTTGACATACCAACATTTAAGCATTGTGAACACTTTCATCTTTTTTTGCAAACGTATAAGGATTTATTAAAAATGAATGAAAAAGAGACGCCACCTGTATTAATACAGATGGCGTCTCTTCATTAAAATACTACAACAGTTACGACTCGATGAAAATCTCAGGAGCATCGATAACTTCGATGACTTCTCCACCTTTTTTCTCATCCATCGCAAATGATCCATTCGATGTTCGATCACCTATAGGGAAATCAGTTGGGTCAATCGTTAACTGCTGCCCTTTTTGATTCATCAAGGTTATTTCTTTTGATCTTCCTTCCGACATATAGATAATACGGTGCGGATTTTTTTTCAGCTCACGCATGACCGTCACTCCCCGCTTCGCACGTGAAGTTTGGCTGATTTCTTGAGCAAGCATGCGTTTAACAGCTCCTCGCTGAGTAACGATTACGATCGGCGTATCACCTTCTGCTAACACAAGCAGCCCGTTGATAATCCTATCTCCATCTTTCAAATTCATAGACTTCACTCCAGCTGCCTTTGCTCCAACAACGGGAACATCTGTTAAAGGATAGCGCAAACCCATTCCTTGATGCGTTACTAAGAAAACATCTAAGCCTGGCTGATCTTCTTTCAGATACACAGCAATCAGTTCATCTTCTTCCGCCTTTAGCTTCATACAGCTGAGCGGACGGCTCTTATAGGTGCGCCATGGTTCGAACTCTGTCATTCGTGTTTGCTTGATCAATCCATTCTTGCTGATGAATACAAATGTTTTCTCTGCTTGAATTTTTTGATATGGGAAAACAGCTAAAATCGATTCGTCTACAGACAGATTGGAGATTGTTTGAGAAATGTGCTCACCAGCATCTTTCCATTTCAAATCGGGTAGTTCATGGACAGGGCGGTAGATCACATTTGCTTTATTTGTGATCAGAAGAACATGGTCCAATGTACTCAATTCACCTGAGTATAGCAAGTAGTCGCCTTCTCGCATCCCGATTTCTTCTGGTTTGGAAGCACTATAAGAACGAAGGCTTGTTCGCTTCACATAGCCTTCTCGCGTCACACTGACAATTACGTCTTCTTGTGCCACTAAGACTTGCGTATCAATTTTGATTTCTTCGATTTCGTCTTCGATTGTCGTTAGACGAGCGGAAGAATAATTTTTTTTCACTTCTCGCAATTCTTTTTTCATAACAGAGAAAAGCTCTTTGTCATTTGAAAGGATTTTATTCAACTCTGTGATTTGCGCAATCAAGCTTTCGGATTCCTTTTGAAGCTCTGTGATATCCGTGTTCGTCAAACGGTATAATTGCAATGTGACAATTGCTTCTGCTTGTTCTTCTGTAAATTGAAAGACGTCGACTAAATTCTTTTTGGCGTCTTTTTTGTCTTTACTTTCACGAATCGTTGCGATTACTTCATCCAGAATCGATAAAGCTTTCATCAATCCTTCTACGATATGCTGTCTTTTTTGAGCTTTGGCTAAATCGAATTGACTACGTTTTGTTATGACTTGCTTTCGATGCTCGATATAACTTCTTAAAATGTCTTTCAGTCCAACTTGATGCGGAGTCATATGGTCGATAGCGACCATATTGAAATTGTAATTGATCTGTAGCTCAGTGTTTTTGAACAAATAATTCAAAATTCCTTGAGCATTGGCGTCTTTTTTCAATTCGACGACAATTTGCAGACCTGTTCTATCACTTTCATCTCGTACTTCAGCTATTCCATCGATTTTCTTATTCAAACGGATCTCATCCATTTTTTTCACCAAGGTCGCTTTATTTACTTCATATGGGATTTCTGTGATCACGATTTGCTGTTTATTACCCTTCATTGCCTCTATCTTTGTTTTCGAACGAAGAATAACTTTTCCTCGCCCTGTTTCATAAGCTTTTTTGATTTCATCTTTTCCTTGCAAGATCCCTCCTGTTGGAAAGTCAGGTCCAGGAATATATTCCATCAATTTTTCAAGGCTCGCTTGTGGATGATCGATCATATAGATTGTGCCATCGATCACTTCAGCTAAGTTATGAGTCGGGATTTCTGTTGCATATCCAGCAGATATACCTGTCGATCCATTGACGAGAAGGTTTGGGTATCGAGCTGGAAGGACTGTTGGTTCTTTTTCTGTATCATCAAAATTCCACACGAGATCGACTGTTTCTTTTTCGATATCTGCTAGCATCTCTCCACTTAACTTGGATAATCTGGCTTCAGTATAACGCATCGCAGCAGGTGGATCACCGTCCATACTCCCGTTATTCCCGTGCATTTCGATCAGTACTTCCCGCAACTTCCAGTCTTGGCTCATGCGGACCATCGCTTCATAAATACTGCTGTCACCATGAGGATGATAATTCCCCATGATATTTCCGACAGATTTTGCTGATTTACGGAATCCTTTGTCATACGTATTGCCATCTTTGTTCATGGCAAATAATATCCGGCGTTGCACTGGCTTCAATCCATCACGGATATCAGGCAGTGCACGTTCTTGGATAATATATTTGGAATAACGTCCGAAGCGGTCACCCATCACTTCTTCTAAAGTTAATTCTTGTACTTCTTGTCGATTTTCCATCAGGTGACCTCCTATTCTACTTCAAATAACTGATTGTTTTCATTTTTATCTGCTCGTTCTTCATCTAATAAATCATTAGAAACTGAAGGAGAGATTTCAGTATCCTCTTTTTTATCTAAGATACTGCCATCTTCTTCGAGCGTAAATTGCACGTGATTTTCGATCCATTTTCTTCGAGGTTCTACTTTGTCACCCATCAGTGTGGTTACTCGACGTTCAGCTTGCGCAGCATCATCGATACGGACGCGGATCAACGTACGGGAAGTCGGATCCATCGTTGTTTCCCACAATTGTTCCGCATTCATCTCTCCAAGTCCTTTATATCGCTGCAGCATATATCCTTTGCCGACTTTTTTAATCATTGCTGCCAATTCGTCATCTGTCCACGCATATTCAATGACTTGCTTCTTTCCTTGTCCTTTGGATACTTTATATAAAGGCGGTAACGCGATATATACTTTCCCAGCTTCAATCAGCGGTTTCATATAACGATAAAAGAAAGTAAGCAGTAATACTTGAATATGGGCGCCGTCTGTATCCGCATCGGTCATGATGATTACTTTGTCGTAATTACAGTCTTCGATAGAAAACTCAGGACCGACTCCTGCACCAATCGTATAGATCATCGTATTGATTTCTTCATTTTTCAAGATATCTTGCATTTTAGCTTTTTCGGTATTGATGACTTTTCCTCGTAAAGGTAGAATTGCTTGGAACTTTCTGTCTCTTCCTTGTTTAGCAGATCCGCCAGCAGAATCCCCTTCGACTAAATACAATTCATTTTTCTTAGGGTTTCGGGATTGTGCGGGTGTCAATTTTCCTGAAAGAAGAGATTCGCCTTTTTTACGCTTCTTCCCATTTCGGCTTTCTTCTCTGGCTTTACGTGCTGCTTCTCTCGCTTCTCTGGCTTTGATTGCTTTACGGACCAACATCTGGCTCATTTCGCTATTTTCCTGCAAATAAAAGCCCATTTGTTCACTGATGACGTTATCTACTACGGTACGAGCAACTGGCGTACCAAGTTTTTCTTTTGTTTGCCCTTCAAATTGCAGAAGATTTTCAGGTACACGGATAGAAAGTACAGCAGCTAACCCTTCTCTGAAATCACTACCTTCCAGATTCTTGTCCCGTTCTTTCAGCAAACCAACTTTTCTCGCATATTCATTATAAGATTTCGTCATCGCCGCTTTCATACCAGCTTCATGGGTTCCCCCATCTTTTGTCCGAACGTTATTGACAAAAGATAAAACATTTTCTGAATAACCGTCATTGTATTGATAAGCGACCTCTACTTCGATACCTTCTTTTTCTCCTGAAAAATAAACAACTGGTGTCAATGTATCTTTTTCTTCATTCAGATAATCAACAAATTCTTTGATTCCTTCTTCGTAATGAAAAATTTCCTTGACTGGTTCTTCTCCACGAAGATCAGAAAGAGAGATTTTAACGCCTTTTAGAAGAAAGGCAGATTCTCTTAACCGTTCGGCTAAAATTTCATATGAAAATTTCGTTGTACTGAATATTGTATCATCTGGTAAAAAATGGACAGTCGTCCCGTTTGCTTTTTTTGTTTTTCCTATCTTTTTCAACGTACCGTCAGGTTTACCGCCGTTTTTAAATTTCTGCTGATACTCTACGCCATCTCTAACGATCGTTACAGTTAGCCATTTCGATAAGGCATTTACCACACTGGCTCCTACACCGTGCAGTCCACCAGAAGTTTTGTACCCTCCTTGACCAAACTTTCCGCCAGCATGCAGCACAGTAAAAATCACTTCAACTGTTGGTATTCCGGAAGCATGCATTCCTACAGGCATCCCACGTCCGCTATCTGCAACAGTTATACTATTGTCTTCATGGATGGTCACATCAATCTCACTGCCATAACCTGATAATGCTTCGTCAACTGCATTATCGACGATTTCATAGACTAAATGATGCAAGCCTCGGCTGTCAGTGGATCCAATGTACATCCCTGGTCTTTTTCTAACTGCCTCTAATCCTTCCAATACTTGGATGGACGAGTCATTGTATTCGTTGTTTACTTTTTTTGCCAAGGCAAACGCTCCTTCAATAATACTTTGCGGCAAAACCGCACCACGATTATCATACTAGAAAAGGTCGTGAAAAAAAAGAGGGTAGACGAGAAATCAATTTTAATTATCTCCTAACCGCTTTTTCGACATTCCCCTCTATCGATCATCTCTTCTTTGTGGTCATTTTTATTTTTGGTTTTCTTTCAACTTACCAAGTTCAATCTTAATACAACGATCCATTACGATATCTGTACGTCCTGCTTTTCTTAGCATCTCAGCTGCTTCTTTGTTTTCAATCCCTAATTGTGCCCAGAACACTTTAGCATCAGTTTTCAAAAAATCATCTGCTATTTCAGGTAAAAATTCACTCCGTCTAAATACATCTACGATATCGATTGGATCATCGATTTCTGTCAAATTCGCATAGACTTTCTCGCCTAGAATTTCTTCACCAGCCAATAATGGATTTACTGGTATGATTTTATATCCATTGTCTTGCAATACCTGTGCAACCATGTAACTTGTTCGTTCTGGTTTATTGCTCAAGCCTACGACGGCAATATTTTTTGCTTCTTCCAAATAGTTGAAAATCGTTTCTTGTGTTGGATTTTTTACAGACATTTCTGCCACCCCTTGCTTTTCTTTTTATTCCAT is from Enterococcus faecium and encodes:
- the pflA gene encoding pyruvate formate-lyase-activating protein, giving the protein MEEKTIGYVHSIETFGSVDGPGLRFVVFMQGCRMRCQFCHNPDTWNIGGGKEYTADELLDKAERFRPYWGDKGGITVSGGEPLLQIDFLIELFKKAKERKMHTTLDTCGKPFTYEEPFFSRFQELMKYTDLLLFDIKHIDNEEHKKLTHWDNENILEMAQYLSKINKPVWIRHVLVPERSDYDEYLIRLDNFIQTLSNVDRVEILPYHTMGKYKWETLGLKYPLEGIEPPTKERVENAKRLLHTEEYTKYLTR
- a CDS encoding DUF1803 domain-containing protein, with amino-acid sequence MNYYSKNKENFYQKLTDDPLFSSLTDYLYEHREQETILRELKKEFSQNKFSHFLDLLIDAGLIKREERRYHLNFPIFDPKDYLQQATSAAETIAEQLKRLSVDEQKLAMGEVIWAYCFEDERKEAYFYGVRNSRETELLRTTAGNEKYRFITLSSIEHFPLTLANYFFVQKNQLPVTKAFKELAELIGDVNESYFFDQIEVIVDRIRKNKYKNRRPSIFHQSLLVTNTIKEEESFTLELPIVEKNNFEIELPTLDPSLTMEEMAFLKRQIFSELSKKFIPHAFSYIKEYGTVLVSKT
- the pflB gene encoding formate C-acetyltransferase, whose amino-acid sequence is MEQWNGFKGTKWKEGVDTRDFIQNNYTEYRGDDSFLEGPTEATEKLWDELQKLNDIQFERNGVYDMDTEIVSTITSHDAGYLDKDLEKIVGLQTDKPLKQAFMPFGGINMANNALKSNGYTPNDELTHIFTDWRKTHNQGVFDAYTAEMRAARKNKIITGLPDAYGRGRIIGDYRRVALYGIDYLMEQKKKDHDMTGYHTMSEEVIRLREEITEQYRALAQMKEMAAKYGYDISKPAANAKEAVQWLYFGYLAAIKSQNGAAMSIGRISAFLDIYIQRDLDNGVITEKEAQELIDHLVMKLRMVKFARTPEYNQLFSGFPIWATLSIAGMGLDGRSLVTKNDFRLLHTLTNMGPSPEPNLTVLYSEHLPEGFRTYASRIAIESSSIQFENDNQLREQWGSDDCAIACCVSGTVVGKDMQFFGARANLAKTLLYAINGGVDEVTGAQVGPEYRPITSEILDFEEVKHNFMNMMDWLAELYVNTLNIIHYMHDKYSYEAAQLALMDSDLQRTFATGIAGISHAADSLSAIKYAKVKAIRNEKGIAVDFEVDGDFPKYGNDDDRADELVSWILEYFMGQIKRHKTYRNSKPTTSLLTITSNVVYGKNTGNTPDGREAGKPLAPGANPSYNAEQSGLLASLNSTAKMNYGCALDGISNTQTINPSGLGKEQDTRIENLRNVLDGYFSKGAYHLNVNVFSNDLLRDAMENPMKYPNLTIRVSGYAVKFRDLTREQQLDVLMRTSHDRM
- a CDS encoding GNAT family protein, which codes for MQKNGEKCGMTKEVVIRKVRFLNNQYYDSVKYGILWEELAD
- the parC gene encoding DNA topoisomerase IV subunit A: MENRQEVQELTLEEVMGDRFGRYSKYIIQERALPDIRDGLKPVQRRILFAMNKDGNTYDKGFRKSAKSVGNIMGNYHPHGDSSIYEAMVRMSQDWKLREVLIEMHGNNGSMDGDPPAAMRYTEARLSKLSGEMLADIEKETVDLVWNFDDTEKEPTVLPARYPNLLVNGSTGISAGYATEIPTHNLAEVIDGTIYMIDHPQASLEKLMEYIPGPDFPTGGILQGKDEIKKAYETGRGKVILRSKTKIEAMKGNKQQIVITEIPYEVNKATLVKKMDEIRLNKKIDGIAEVRDESDRTGLQIVVELKKDANAQGILNYLFKNTELQINYNFNMVAIDHMTPHQVGLKDILRSYIEHRKQVITKRSQFDLAKAQKRQHIVEGLMKALSILDEVIATIRESKDKKDAKKNLVDVFQFTEEQAEAIVTLQLYRLTNTDITELQKESESLIAQITELNKILSNDKELFSVMKKELREVKKNYSSARLTTIEDEIEEIKIDTQVLVAQEDVIVSVTREGYVKRTSLRSYSASKPEEIGMREGDYLLYSGELSTLDHVLLITNKANVIYRPVHELPDLKWKDAGEHISQTISNLSVDESILAVFPYQKIQAEKTFVFISKNGLIKQTRMTEFEPWRTYKSRPLSCMKLKAEEDELIAVYLKEDQPGLDVFLVTHQGMGLRYPLTDVPVVGAKAAGVKSMNLKDGDRIINGLLVLAEGDTPIVIVTQRGAVKRMLAQEISQTSRAKRGVTVMRELKKNPHRIIYMSEGRSKEITLMNQKGQQLTIDPTDFPIGDRTSNGSFAMDEKKGGEVIEVIDAPEIFIES
- a CDS encoding manganese-dependent inorganic pyrophosphatase — its product is MSKILVFGHQNPDTDAIGAAIAFSHLQNELGKETEAVALGTPNEETQYALDHFQLSAPRVVESAKAENADVMLVDHNEFQQSISDISEVNILAVVDHHRIANFETANPLYYRAEPVGCTSTIILKLYKENQVTIPKEIAGIMLSAIISDTLLFKSPTCTPEDEAAAKELAAIAEVDLNTYGLEMLKAGTNLSDKSAAVLLDLDAKSFPMGSSNVRIAQVNTVDLNEVMDRQAELEAAMEDEMKANGYDLFVLVVTNILDSDSELLVAGKGKEKVEEAFQTTLTNNRALLKGVVSRKKQVVPQLTAVFS
- a CDS encoding DUF2179 domain-containing protein; translated protein: MIDPKMLGMIFLINFAYITLNTLRFMLTMKGYRLIAPLVSMVEITIYIVGLSLVLDRLDNPLNLFVYALGYAVGISVGILIEDKLALGYIMVTTILPANSAEDKSLPGILREHGYGVTQTSAMGLEGERLVLEILSPRKSERELYRLIKEIEERAFIISYEPKYISGGFWTKKVRKRQGK